A genome region from Tolypothrix sp. PCC 7712 includes the following:
- a CDS encoding DEAD/DEAH box helicase has translation MKVIHGTWIPNASSDFIQPGSFYLWIETPIVKKSRSNHQNIHPGHLPKAELISFLTSALGLKEPANQLIQRVSPQYFALPTANNQPLPSPELIKYLEAEIPEDYTDFQYWQVDCYKTLISVKTAQVNNVIKLLNDIHFLALHNADEVQLGSDLLFWYHYTQAFKQVILKDQYIPALKYRQLEAATTKKKSKSSTVQPFEIYATWEIISPAYEENIKKYIDYMPLICVAGAATPSDRIEFFDRETLLRHFSESILTNIITQTPSTAAFDKQIADSLVEYCLYPQRYNPLKTNKTLAEYQQWLAWKTKINRTQVDAGFHLCFQLYSPTAEEIDNWQMQFLVASTQDPSLKLDLSDYWRMNKTAKAGVHKQFGKDFETHLLLNLGYAARMYSKLWQGLETDQPTGMQLTLEEAFAFLQESAWVLEDAGFKVIVPAWYTPAGRRRAKIRLKASGKKLAPTKGETKSYFGLNSLVQYEYELAIGEQVVTPQEWEQLINAKAPLVHFRGQWMELDRDKMQQLLEFWQSHGDEQPQMNLLEFLQRSAEAGDEWEIEHDEVLSDMMAKLQDKSQLEPISEELNLQGNLREYQKRGVSWLQYLERLGLNGCLADDMGLGKSVQVIARLVQEKAAYEITQTEAIFSSSSPSSPSSPSSPSSPLPTLLIAPTSVVGNWQKEIAKFAPHLKSMVHHGGDRTQNSADFKAACLQHDVVITSFTLARKDEKLLNSVEWQRLVLDEAQNIKNPKAAQTKAILKLSAKHRLALTGTPVENRLLDLWSIFNFLNPGYLGKEAQFRKSFEIPIQKDNDRVKSVTLKKLVEPLILRRVKTDQSIINDLPDKVEQILYTNLTKEQASLYEVVVKDVEEQLQKAEGIQRKGLILSTLMKLKQICNHPAQFLQDNSEFSPERSHKLSRLSEMVEEAISEGESLLIFSQFTEACENIEKHLKHNLRCNTYYLHGGTNRKRREQMISEFQEPDTEPSVFILSLKAGGVGITLTKANHVFHFDRWWNPAVENQATDRAFRIGQKKNVFVHKFVAIGTLEEKINQMIEDKKKLSAAVVGSDESWLTELDNEAFKQLISLNKSAILE, from the coding sequence ATGAAAGTTATTCATGGAACCTGGATACCAAATGCGTCATCTGACTTTATTCAGCCAGGCTCTTTTTATTTGTGGATAGAAACCCCAATAGTTAAAAAAAGCCGTAGTAATCATCAAAATATTCATCCCGGACATCTACCAAAAGCTGAACTAATTAGTTTTTTAACGTCAGCTTTGGGGTTGAAAGAACCAGCAAATCAATTAATTCAACGCGTATCACCTCAATATTTTGCTTTACCTACTGCTAATAATCAGCCTTTACCTTCACCAGAATTAATTAAGTATCTAGAAGCGGAAATTCCGGAAGACTATACAGATTTTCAATATTGGCAGGTGGATTGTTATAAAACATTGATATCTGTGAAAACTGCACAAGTAAATAACGTTATTAAGCTGCTCAATGATATTCATTTTTTAGCGCTACACAATGCCGATGAAGTGCAACTCGGTTCGGATTTATTATTTTGGTATCACTACACCCAAGCTTTTAAGCAAGTCATTCTCAAAGACCAATATATTCCAGCACTGAAATATCGACAGTTAGAAGCAGCCACAACTAAGAAAAAAAGCAAGTCATCAACTGTACAACCTTTTGAGATTTACGCTACTTGGGAAATTATTTCTCCTGCCTACGAAGAGAATATTAAAAAGTATATTGATTATATGCCACTAATTTGTGTGGCAGGTGCGGCAACACCGAGCGATCGCATAGAATTTTTCGATAGAGAAACGTTATTAAGGCATTTTTCTGAATCTATTCTCACTAATATCATCACGCAGACACCCTCTACAGCCGCTTTTGATAAACAAATCGCTGATTCTTTAGTGGAATATTGCCTTTATCCTCAGAGATATAATCCCTTAAAAACTAACAAAACTTTAGCAGAATATCAGCAATGGTTAGCATGGAAAACTAAAATTAACCGTACTCAAGTTGATGCTGGTTTTCATCTTTGCTTCCAATTGTATTCTCCGACTGCTGAAGAGATAGACAATTGGCAAATGCAATTTTTGGTAGCCAGTACACAAGACCCTTCTCTGAAGTTGGATTTGTCAGATTACTGGAGGATGAATAAAACAGCTAAAGCGGGTGTACATAAACAATTTGGCAAGGATTTTGAAACGCATTTACTGCTGAATTTAGGTTATGCAGCGAGGATGTATTCTAAATTATGGCAGGGATTGGAAACCGATCAACCTACGGGAATGCAACTCACTTTAGAAGAAGCGTTTGCTTTCCTTCAAGAAAGTGCTTGGGTGTTAGAAGATGCTGGTTTTAAAGTAATTGTACCTGCTTGGTATACTCCCGCAGGTCGCCGTCGCGCCAAAATTCGCCTCAAAGCTTCCGGTAAAAAATTAGCACCAACAAAAGGTGAAACCAAGAGCTATTTTGGTTTAAATTCCCTAGTACAGTATGAATATGAATTGGCAATTGGTGAGCAAGTTGTCACACCCCAAGAATGGGAACAATTAATTAATGCTAAAGCTCCTTTAGTGCATTTTCGCGGTCAATGGATGGAATTAGACCGAGATAAAATGCAACAGTTGCTAGAATTTTGGCAATCTCATGGTGATGAACAACCCCAGATGAATTTGCTGGAATTTCTGCAACGTAGCGCGGAAGCTGGGGACGAATGGGAAATTGAACATGATGAAGTTTTATCGGACATGATGGCGAAGCTGCAAGATAAAAGTCAGCTAGAACCAATTTCTGAAGAATTAAATTTGCAAGGGAATTTGCGCGAGTATCAAAAGCGTGGTGTTTCTTGGTTGCAATATTTAGAAAGATTGGGATTAAATGGCTGTCTTGCAGACGATATGGGTTTAGGTAAATCCGTGCAGGTAATAGCTAGGTTAGTACAAGAAAAAGCAGCTTATGAAATAACGCAAACCGAAGCAATATTTTCCTCCTCATCTCCCTCATCTCCCTCATCCCCCTCATCCCCCTCATCCCCACTACCCACATTATTAATCGCGCCGACTTCCGTTGTCGGAAATTGGCAAAAAGAAATTGCCAAATTTGCGCCACATTTAAAAAGTATGGTGCATCATGGAGGCGATCGCACGCAAAATTCCGCAGACTTTAAAGCCGCTTGTCTTCAGCACGATGTTGTCATTACTTCCTTTACCCTGGCTCGCAAAGATGAGAAACTACTCAACAGTGTGGAATGGCAACGTCTGGTTTTAGATGAAGCGCAAAATATCAAAAATCCCAAAGCAGCGCAAACTAAAGCAATTCTTAAACTCTCCGCTAAACATCGACTCGCTTTGACAGGAACTCCGGTAGAAAACCGATTACTTGATTTATGGTCGATTTTTAATTTTCTCAATCCTGGTTACTTGGGTAAAGAAGCACAATTTCGTAAATCATTTGAAATTCCCATTCAGAAGGATAATGATCGCGTCAAATCAGTTACTCTGAAAAAATTAGTCGAACCTTTAATTTTACGTCGGGTGAAAACTGATCAATCAATTATCAATGATTTACCCGATAAAGTTGAACAAATCCTCTACACCAACTTAACCAAAGAACAAGCCTCACTTTACGAAGTGGTGGTGAAAGATGTTGAAGAACAATTGCAAAAGGCTGAAGGAATCCAACGCAAAGGATTAATCCTTTCGACCTTAATGAAATTGAAACAGATTTGCAATCATCCAGCCCAATTCTTACAGGATAACAGCGAATTTTCCCCAGAGCGATCGCACAAACTCAGCCGATTATCAGAAATGGTAGAAGAAGCAATTTCCGAAGGCGAAAGTTTACTGATATTTAGCCAATTTACGGAAGCTTGCGAAAACATCGAAAAGCATCTCAAACACAACTTACGCTGCAATACTTATTACTTACATGGTGGTACAAACCGTAAACGTCGGGAACAAATGATTAGCGAATTTCAAGAACCCGATACCGAACCATCTGTATTTATTCTTTCCCTCAAAGCCGGTGGTGTCGGGATTACACTCACCAAAGCTAATCATGTATTCCATTTTGATAGATGGTGGAACCCAGCAGTTGAGAATCAAGCAACAGATAGAGCCTTTAGAATTGGTCAAAAAAAGAATGTTTTTGTGCATAAATTTGTCGCCATTGGCACTCTTGAAGAGAAAATTAACCAAATGATTGAAGATAAGAAAAAACTCTCGGCTGCTGTTGTCGGGAGTGATGAATCTTGGCTCACAGAACTAGATAACGAAGCCTTTAAACAACTTATCTCCTTAAATAAAAGCGCAATTTTGGAGTAA
- a CDS encoding SWIM zinc finger family protein has protein sequence MAKFSRTWWGDRFIQALEQFTDEGRLQRGRSYARGGKVLNFEVEKNKITAKVKGSINPYFGVYKEPTYNISIEITPIAKNRWSEAIQKLSSKASIVSRLLINEVPENIENTFADLGLHLLPHSSKDFKTKCSCPDYANPCKHIAGVYYLVASQLDENPFLLFELRGLSKTELQAKLAESNLGKALSEELNTKEIPLELSTSLYTKLEKQTIAQQPSVREFWLGTKRLPQTIEVGSQSGVSAILVKKQGDFPAFWHKDNSFIETMEELYQRVKTKNQNIM, from the coding sequence ATGGCTAAATTTAGCAGAACTTGGTGGGGCGATCGCTTTATTCAAGCATTAGAGCAATTCACCGATGAAGGACGATTGCAACGCGGACGTTCCTATGCGCGTGGAGGTAAAGTTTTAAATTTTGAAGTAGAGAAAAATAAAATTACAGCTAAAGTTAAAGGCTCAATAAATCCTTACTTTGGAGTTTACAAAGAACCAACTTATAATATATCAATTGAAATTACACCAATTGCTAAAAATCGCTGGAGTGAAGCGATTCAAAAGCTTTCCTCAAAAGCGAGTATTGTTTCGCGGTTGCTAATTAACGAAGTCCCAGAAAATATAGAAAATACTTTTGCTGACTTGGGATTACATTTATTACCCCACAGCAGCAAAGATTTTAAAACTAAATGTTCTTGTCCAGATTACGCTAATCCCTGCAAGCATATCGCTGGTGTATATTATTTAGTTGCTTCGCAGTTAGATGAAAACCCATTTCTTTTATTTGAATTGCGGGGATTATCCAAAACAGAACTACAAGCAAAGCTGGCTGAGTCAAATTTAGGTAAAGCGCTATCGGAAGAATTGAATACGAAGGAAATTCCCTTAGAATTATCCACTTCGCTGTATACAAAATTAGAAAAGCAAACTATTGCACAACAACCAAGCGTGAGAGAATTTTGGTTAGGAACGAAGCGATTACCACAAACAATTGAAGTAGGTAGTCAAAGCGGGGTATCAGCAATTTTAGTGAAGAAGCAAGGAGATTTTCCGGCTTTTTGGCACAAGGATAATTCTTTTATTGAAACGATGGAGGAATTATATCAGCGAGTGAAGACGAAAAATCAGAA